One Aegilops tauschii subsp. strangulata cultivar AL8/78 chromosome 7, Aet v6.0, whole genome shotgun sequence genomic window carries:
- the LOC109783245 gene encoding uncharacterized protein: MALPPALLLLLLLQLLCLLLLGAGAALHERDAAALRDVRAGLRDLPGSRFFESWDDDASAPCAYAGVVCAPDEDDPSGALLRVSVLTLGTGLSDSPGMAGSVPASLASLTALTDLVLYPGRVGGSIPEGIGSGLRRLRLLSLSGNQLTGPVPESLAGLPELHTLDLGNNRLEGTIPSGLLLPSSPSLKVLILANNVGLSGQIPDQFPSSQLFHVDLSRNAITGTLPPLPPTIRYFSVAGNSMEGSLDGAFAGNGQGPADLAFLDLSMNDFSGSIPPEVFALPSASSLLLSRNNFTGSLAVPAAPASATPPWSVVDVSHNGLTGEVPEALAAAGSLYVNNNKISGEVPEAVARSVFDGRMTTFYAQHNFLTGFPVPPTPLPDSAALCLSYNCMDLPSASAADGCPTIGGPLESRPADQCRSSGGDG, translated from the coding sequence ATGGCGCTACCCCctgccctcctcctcctcctcctcctccagctgctctgcctcttgctgctcggcgcgggcgcggcgCTGCACGAGCGCGACGCGGCGGCGCTCCGGGACGTGCGGGCCGGCCTGCGGGACCTGCCGGGGTCGCGCTTCTTCGAGTCCTGGGACGACGACGCGTCCGCCCCGTGCGCCTACGCCGGCGTCGTGTGCGCGCCCGACGAGGACGACCCGTCCGGCGCGCTCCTCCGCGTGTCGGTGCTCACGCTCGGCACCGGCCTCTCCGACTCCCCCGGCATGGCCGGCAGCGTCCCGGCCTCGCTCGCCAGCCTCACCGCGCTCACCGACCTCGTCCTCTACCCGGGCCGTGTCGGCGGCTCCATCCCGGAGGGCATTGGGTCGGGTCTCCGGCGCCTCAGGCTCCTCTCGCTGTCCGGGAACCAGCTCACCGGGCCCGTGCCCGAGTCCCTGGCGGGGCTGCCGGAACTGCACACGCTCGACCTCGGCAACAACCGCCTCGAGGGCACGATTCCCTCCGGGCTGCTGCTGCCGTCGTCCCCGAGCCTCAAGGTGCTCATCCTGGCCAACAATGTCGGCCTCTCCGGGCAGATTCCCGACCAGTTTCCCAGCTCGCAGCTGTTCCACGTCGACCTGAGCCGGAACGCGATAACCGGCACGCTCCCGCCGCTGCCACCGACGATCCGGTACTTCTCCGTAGCCGGGAACTCGATGGAGGGGAGCCTCGACGGAGCCTTCGCCGGCAACGGCCAGGGCCCAGCCGACCTGGCATTCCTCGACCTGTCGATGAACGACTTCTCGGGCTCGATCCCGCCGGAGGTGTTCGCGCTCCCGAGCGCGTCGTCGCTGCTCCTGTCCCGCAACAACTTCACGGGGTCGCTGGCCGTGCCGGCGGCGCCCGcgtcggcgacgccgccgtggtcAGTGGTGGACGTCAGCCACAACGGCCTCACGGGCGAGGTCCCGgaggcgctggcggcggcggggagccTGTACGTGAACAACAACAAGATCTCCGGCGAGGTCCCGGAGGCGGTGGCCCGCAGCGTGTTCGACGGGCGCATGACGACCTTCTACGCGCAGCACAACTTCCTGACGGGGTTCCCGGTGCCGCCGACGCCGCTGCCGGACTCCGCGGCGCTGTGCCTCTCCTACAACTGCATGGACCTCCCCTCCGCCTCCGCGGCCGACGGGTGCCCCACGATCGGCGGGCCCCTGGAGTCCAGGCCCGCGGACCAGTGCCGgagcagcggcggcgacggctga